tattaaaacatttgGCAAGGAAACAGTTATTAACACAATTTACAGAACGAATCCTAAAGTATTAAAATTGACAAAGGCTAAAAACTATAGAGATACGTTGTTGATGTCATAGTATACAGTTGGGAACTGGAGTGGTTGAGCTACGTGCTACTGCAAGCCCCATATTTAGAGTAAATACGTGAAATACCGGAGCAGAGTTGGAACCAGGGCAAATATATCACTTCCTACATAAGCAGAAGAATAGCTGCTTCCAGAACAACACTGCTGCCACGGCACACAAACACGGTAACTGAAGGACTGCTTGCTTCAGAGGTAATAAAGAACATTAAGTGAAGATTTCAGAAGTGCCTTATCAAGAGaacaagtggaaagaaaaaaagaagggctcGATGTGGAGAGCTCCTCCTTAGGAAACTGACAGATCTCAAAGAAATTACATTACAGAGCTCAGAATGAGCCCAAGACCcacatttttgtattattttatatacGCATAGATACACGCCCAGACACCATATGTAAGTCATcacatgaattaaaataaaaccacaagGCCTTTGCACCACTTCCCTCCAGTACACTGACATGTGCCTCACGCTAAGAAGTGACATTCCACATCAACTTCTGGTGTAGATCTTGTCATTTTACTACGTCTGTTTcgaggaaaaacagaacaaaaccaatcCTAATTCactcatttttaatattcaaatgATCCAGATAAGTATTACTTGAATAAAGCTCCTTTAGAAAAATAGCATAGAGATGTTTAGTCACAATCTGAAAATCCGGCGCATTTGTTAAGTCATTATGAAGCGCTTAACTTAACGAAGTTATTTTCACGGACAGTTAAATACAGCTTAGTTCCCTGATTTCTCAAATCTCAATACCCGATTTGTCACAAATTACTCAGAACTTGGATTCGCCACTAACAGCCTTGAGAAAACCCAAAGTGAACAGTGAATATACAAACATTCTTCTGAGGTTTACAAACTACCATCTAACTGATAAAGCTGTAATGGGAAGCTAAGGGTGATTGCTGTGATTGCAGCACACGCTATTTCTACCCCCTTTGAGCTCAGAAGGGTACATCAGCTCAGATAAGTTCATACCCTGCCTGATCAGAATCACACTTCACAACAGACATAAATCCTAGAAGGgcaagaaaaatatcagaacaaCAACTTGGTATCAGCATCAGTTTCTCCCATTTCTACTTAGCCGTGGCTTTTCGGCCAGTTAGTTCTTGTTTACTTCTAATCCAGCGCAGACAATGAGCAACAAAAATCTCTCTCCTACCTGAACCTTTGCAAAGATAACTTTCAGCTCCAAATTACAGCTACTTTTAAGGTTAATACTTCAACCTACAGGAAACCTGAAAAGTTAAACTCTCATACTGATGGACGTAAGTAACAGGTTTCTTGACAAGACGAGGTCTTGTCAGAGAACTTCTGTAAAGTTCTCAGTGTTGGAGCACAAGAGTTTGCTGAGACAGAAGTAAGAACATGTGCTTGAGACTATTGCTTCCTATATGAATTATCAACTATTTGGGAATGTTTAATTGTCTTAGAACAGGACTTCAAGACTATAAACAAGTTGTTTACAACACTCACCTGatttcttccaaaatgttttaGGATCAGCAAGATTTACCAAACATAGGAGTGCACATACCTGACCTGCAGTAACTGGACTATTTTTGGAAAAGTAACTGATGTTTCAGTATTAAAGGAGTGAAAATACCTTAAAGATACTGAGAAACTCCAGGAGGCTGTTAAAAAATAGCAAGCTTTCCAATTCCAAACATGTCTCTGTTATGGAAGAGGTATGGTATTTTTCAGGGAGAGCAAGACCTCTAACACTTCTTAAGTTAACTTTTGCAGCATTTACTTACTAGTTTAGTGATCATTTACTTTACATAAGGCAATgtacaggaggaaaagaaaaccaacaaaaagaaggaagctTGAATTCCAGGTTATCTAAGTCACCCCTTTTGTATGATTAGGCAAAGCAGTGCTACTTTGTGAACTTGTTGCCACTAAGAACAGCGTGAAGCTTCCACATCTAGGGACTGAAAACTGACCTTAAAAATCCAAACAAGACTGAAATAGATCAttaggtcacagcctgaaatgcagaagaatgCCTTTTCTGAGTATCTGTTTTAGAAGATGCGAGAGATGACTGCACCATTAAGAATTACAGTAAGAGCAATAGCCCAAAGTTACACGGCACCCGAGTAACCTCAGCCAATGCAAAACAACGGCAGCATGAAGATTCACAGTAAGCTGATTGCAGGTGTCCTCCAGCCTCTCCTCCACAGCTCCTGCCTCTTACTTCATCTGAAGTAGAATACTGCTTCAGgctaagtaaaataaaacaacagctGCAGAACTAAATGGCTATTCTTTCTGCAAATGAGCAGCTGTGGTAGAAAAATCAGCCCTCTGGCACTCGAGAGGAGGATGGATAGTTTTGTACTCTACTAAAAGGCATAAACAAATATTGCAGAGGAATTCCAGTGAGAAGTTGGGGAAAGCTCGCTGAGGAAGAAATCCTGAAGGAGTCACGGAAGAACTCAGaaagaaatacttcaaaggaaaGCTATAATGACGTAATTAACTGCATTTGGAGTAATTATGGTTACACATAGCAGTTCTAAGCAAGAATAGCCACAGACCGCCTCCAGAAATATCAGTCAGATATAAAATGGGAAGCAAAGTCATGAGAAACGTCAGGTAgtcctaacaaaaaaaaaatagttctggtAAAGTTTTAAAGTGCCATAAAAAAGAACATGGATAACTCATTTcaactgcagaaaacaacagtattttaagCACCCAGGAGTTAACTCACTGCACCACTGAAATAACCGAGTTATGTTTCAGTATTCAAAGGCAGGTGAGCACTCAAAACACTGATCTTCCCAGCTTTACTACAAATCCCCACTGAGAttcagagaaaagcactgaTCCTTGCCCCTCAGGGCTGTGAAATCCCCTCTGCTGACTGTCACCTGAGAGCAGAATCGCAAAGCAAGACTTCAGTTggactttgctgctgctctagTAGCAGTCTGTtggcaaaaccaaaacatctgGGAAATAAGTTCCCAGCCAGTTTAATTCAACTTACTTTCACTTATATAGTTTCTCAGTAACATCTACGTAACAGAGGGCAGCGTCAGTTTACTGTCTTCCTTAAAAATACTGATCTTCTTCACAATAAGAAGTAAAGGAAGTTACACTCTGGCATAACTATTGGGAGCTTTCCTGTTGAGAAAGGATAATTACAGCATCACAACTTCCTTCCAAGCCATCCATCCACATTCTCCTTTAAAGAGCACTACTCTATTATCTACAAGCACACAGGGCTACTACGCCATACACGCTCaaaaacccaaccccaaccACGTTTCACATCAaagctggttttttttgacTACACTCACAAACTTGCATAAAAACGTTGTGTGGCTGTGCCACCGTGGAATCACTGCTGGAGGTTGCACTGAAGGGACCTAGGGAAATCTCCTAGTTGCTATTAATAGTGTTATCTTGTGGTTTTCTTAATACTAACTGCCCACCACAAATACAGACAGACACAGCTCCCCCTGCTCTACCTTAGAACTgggaaaattaaagcaaaatttggCAACAGGGTTTCCAGCATCACTTACACTCGGTGTTGTTCTTATCTGTGTACAGCACTGAATACAGCAGACAATAACTAGCCATGACAGGAAGGGCTTTATGAAACTCAGTGCACAAATGAAACTCACAAACTAGTTTTGAGCTATTGCTGCTCAGAGTGGTGTGAAAACTGGGACGAAGTCCTAGTTAAACGaagttttccataaaataaagTTAATGAACTATACTTTGTGAGGTTTCAAGAATACTAAACCTGATCACTATGAAACAAGTAATCCGTGGTTGCTAAAGCAGCACCTAGATCACAAAACAGAGAATTCTTATCCCAGTTCTAAGATGGGACCTCCAGAACAGCAGCATATCCAGAATGCAAGCAATGGATCATAAGATGATTAACATTACCTATCATAGGCCAAGTCCTCTTGTCAATTCAAATTCTAATTCTTCCTCCCTCAAACCAAAAAAGCAACTAAATCTGTAACTGGAAAGAAGGACTGTTCTTGGGAGTAGATTATGTTTTTATCAATATGGTCCAAGAATGACTTCTTACAGGCTTACGAAGTAAGGCAGCGGTCACTGAGGGAACATACAAATACAGTAAGGGAAGCCTTTCAGTTTTGGAACTCCATAGGGAATCAAGAACAAGATAAATAAGAGTAGGAATGACCACGTGTACAGTCATTTACTTTGCATTTCCCCGTTATACAGTTAGTGCAAGGCTGGGCTACTTAAATGTGTTCACAACAGCTCAAGCTTAAACAAGAAAGTTTCAGAAATAGGACAGCCACAGAATTAGAACTCTGCGTAGGTAACGCGTATACCACATCAAGAAGAACATGCAACAACCACAGCAAACGCTACAAAACTAAGGCTTAATTCCAGGAGAGTCTTAGAAAACTTAGCTCATTAACTTGTCTGAAGTCTGGAGACAGCCTTCAGCAAACtaagctttaaaaatttaaaaaatatttttagatattcAAGAAGGATGCTGCCCATGGGAGACTGGTACGTTAACTGTTACTCACAATGAAAGCTCAGCATTTTAGATTTATGTAGTAGTTAAAAGAATTAgactattttaagaaaagaaagtatgTGCACATAACTCAGAGGTGGGGCTTGAATCACagcttctgcaaaaaaaaaaaaggtatttatttttaaacatgcaaCCATAAACAGCATGAACAAAGACGATTTCCAAAATATGGAACTGTGTCATTTCCTGATGGCAGGACCAGAGATTCCCAACAACCTTATTAGAGGCAGCATACCAAACTTGATCTACACAGGATCTATTTTTACTATTTGGAAAAGTAGCGATAGTAGTAAAGCTAACGGAAAATAAGTTCACATTGCTCTGAAAAAAGAATCATCTGAGAAAGAGGCAGGAACCAGGAGTTTCTCAGTCCACAGCAGAcaggaaataaagcagcagccCTCTCATCCAGCAGCTACCAGATAGCTTTCTGATGAGTTCTAAGCATGTCAAGCACCCATCCACAACAGTATTCTATAGGTCTTGATTAGGATGCCCCCCAGCAAACATGTTCAGAACACCACCCTTGAATAAACACGCACCCTCCTCTCTGAGGAGCAGTAGATGGGTCAGTTTGATGGTCCTGGAACTGCGCTTTTTCTACTACTCCAAGCTAAACCTAGCAAAGGTTTTGCCAGAAAGCCTCCCTTCTGTTGCGTGAAATCCAGTAACATCATGGCTTCATATGTTAGCCGTACGACAAGGCACTTTCTCTACCTGAGACCAAAGTTTCTTACAACCCACAGATTTCCTCAGCCTTTGATATCCTGGgctaaccaaaaaaaaaaacaacccactcACATATAGTCATTTACTACATAGTCTCTAGGCAAAAGATGAAATAGATGAGGGAATAGCAACAAGAAACTGAGGCAGCTGTTCTATGGCTATATAATGGTCCACATCTCTCGCAGGTACTCACAAACCAAGAGTTTCTTTACTCTTcgagtcagaaaaaaagtattaactACAGTGTCCTAGTACTATCATCTGGTCTTGTCATTTGGACATAGTGAGGAGTCAAGGCACAAATTCAAGACGTACAAAGACTCAGCCTTCTCATATACGTGGGTGGGAGAAAAGGACAAAGCACTTATACAGAAGGCACATCCACAGGTCTCTCTCCAGTATCTTTCTTTACAGATGAGGGAGGACAGATCTAGAACAAATACATGTGATACACTCAAGTACCCAACTGAAGCGCATCCTTAGTTCTATGACCTCACAGCTTAACGGAAGATGCACTAATACCAACTTCTACGCTCACCATAATCACCTGGGTGGAACAGAACGAAGAGAAAACCTTTTCAGATTTCCCACTTTGGATCTAATTTTAATAGAAGCTGTACGGGACGTTAAGCTCAGGTGCTGAAGGTCTAAAGAAGCCCCCTTAGGCCCATGTCCCCCAGCAAAGGAGACAGACTAGAAAGGATAAGAGAGAGATTAGTCCCTCGAGCACTTATTTCACACAGAAAACTATATGAAGCAAAACGAGACGAaagtattgttttttcttttccccagtaGACTACCTAGGGGAGAAATAAGAGAACTGACCAACTACTCCTTCTTGGAACTCCTGCCACCTCCTCTAAGAACAGGGGAGTGCTGCTCGAGCAAGAAACCAACGAGACCAATGAGTAAGGAAATTACATCCCATTCCTCTGCTCAATCCCATCGGTTCTCCGAGGCAGAGGAACGGGGCCAGCGCTGTCCTTCAGAAGCTCACATTGCCCAGCGCCCCGTGCATAAAGAAAAGCCGATCGGAAGGCCTCTCTCCTGCAGGGCACACGCACGGCGAGCAGCCTCTCCCAGGCTCTCCATCGCCACGTCCCCGCTCccacccacccccacccccccaaccAGAACGTCCTATACCGAAGCACACAGAGCTCCGCCGCCCGACGCTCCACGTCCCCGCGAGGCCGGACGGACAGGacgcagccccgcagcccggctCGGCTCCACGGGGCTCCGAGCTCAGCTCGGAACGGAACGCAGGGAGAGCCCCGAcgtcgccgccgccgccgctaCCCGTCAGGTACTCACAGTCCAGGTGCTTCTTCTTGGGCCCCATGACCTCGTGGGTTGTGGCCTTGCAGACGGTTTTGGAGACCGCCGAGCCGGTCACGCTGTGCTGTGCCGCCGTGATGCGGTCGGTGAGGCTCTGGCCGGACATGGCGGTGCTGGAAGCGAGCGCGGCGCCGCTCCTTCCTCAGGGGCCGGGACGGGAGGACTATGCCGGGGGATGGAGCCGAACGGATTCCTCGCCCCGCCGCGCCGCAGGCGGCCCCCGCTCCGCCCTCAGGGACGGACCTGTCACCCGAGCAGGgacccctcctcctcccacccccctcccccagccGCCGTCCCCTCCCCCTCGCGCCTTCCGCTCGGCCGGGGACAGGGGACACGCACTGGGCGCCGCAGGAAAATGGCGGCAGCGCGGCTCCTCCTCGGAGCTTTCCGGCCGCCCCGCGTCACGTGATCCAGGCGCCCCGCCCACGTGACACGCCCCGGTGCgcgcccccccaccccccccccccagcggACGAGCCCCGCTGCGAAGCTCCTCGGGCTCGAGAAGGGGCGGGGTCACGTGGTGCCTGGCTGCCTTCAACGCGGGTGTGGCGGGCGGGGGCCGCTGAGGGGCGGTTGGTTGCGCCGTCCCCTCAGGCGAGAGGGTCCGCGCAGCTGGGGGAGAGCGGGGACAGCCCCCGGCTCTGGGTCATATCTGTGGGGAGACAGAGGTTGGGTCGGTGGGGGTACCCGCTCTGGGGTTCGGCAGGGTGACGTAAAGCCTTGCAAAGCGCTGTAAAACCTCGGGAGTTGTGAGGAAGTTTTTGCGTTCCTCGGCTTGGAAATTCCTCGTGTGGTACCTTGGACAACGGAGACGCGAAGAGGAACTCTTCCTGAAGGCTGTGAGGAGTTGGGAGCTGTGTGGTTGCTGCATTCGTCCTCCTCAGTGTTATTTGAAAGATCTCAAATTTACAtcataagtaaataaaaatgtgtttttcaggtCTTTCACGATCAGCTTCCCACCCCTCAACAAACGCTTCTCAGGGCTCTCAGATTTACCCAGCGGCACTGCCCTTGACTTACTGGGATTTTGTACAAAGTTGCTTCGTGTTCCATAAAAGTCAGCCCAGCGTTCCTTCGGGTGCCTCCCAGGGGCCTTATACCTGGGTGACCCTGATGGGAGTGACGGGCAGCCCCTGGAGTACATCCTGGTTCAGTCacagccacccagcagctctccttACGTGTTACAGCAGGGCGCTCCTCTCTTCCCAGTCATACAGCAGTGAATAACGCGGCAAAACCACAGGATTCCAGCAGGCAAATATCCTTCCTCTCCCAGAAGTGCCTCCTGATGATTCTTCTTGGAAATGTCCCTGATCCATGAAGCCACTGAAGGATTTATTAGGCAATTTAAACAGAAGCGGTATACAAATGATCGTCGGCTCGGTCTGCCTGACAGGATATCTAAGTAGGATTATCTCTTCATAATGCATGCTGAAAATCGGTGTCAGATGAAGGATAACTGGTGAAAGCTGGACCCAAATAATATAATTGCTGTGTCTGTGGAAGGAGTGCTTGCACATGTAGAACTTGCTTCCTTCATAATGCCAGGATCTTTGAAGATTCTGTCACGTTTGTATTTGTTGGCTCCTCCTGACCTGCTCCTAGTGTTCCAAATACCCACGCTGGGGAAATAAATCACTGAAGCATACAGCAGTGGACTCTGAGATAAGACAGCTTTAGCATAAAGCTTCACACCACAAAAACACTGAGACTGCTATGGGCTATTGATAAAGCAGTATCGCTGTGAATACATCATCTTTTTGTATTGTTTCCAAATTATATTGTAAACCAGACgcttaaataatttttacactgctgatatttttttattctaactTCATCTAGGACCAGGATTTCGACACCCCACTTCAAGAACtcttcaagaaatgtttggaaaaggTCCATGGAATTGGCCTACGTAATTTAAGCTCCATTGGTTCTTCTCTGATTATGCCCATTGCTTTCTCCAAGAACAGTGAAACTATCCAAAGAGAGGAAGTTTGTGACTGTACGAGTTACTGAGGCCAGATTTGGACAAAATGTCTCATTCCTAAGGGGACAAAAAGTGACCTTGGTCTTAAAggttcaaaaccaaaaataaatttaactttTCTATCGCTCTTCGTAAGCACAGAAATCTCACAGTTTAACCCCACTCAGTTAAAATTTTTActcattatttttgttcttaagtAGAAACGAGAGAGAGAAGTGATGGGAGGacttatttttgtaattgtttgttgcttttcaaTTGCTTGGGAGGCATTTAGTACCTTTACAGTGAGGAAATTGAAGCTCTGTGTTAGATAATATCTGAGCACCTCCCAAAGATGTGGAAattgaaatcaaaatattaatctcttttcctttccaacctgaagaaaacaagtttgATTAGTTTATAtctcatctgtttttgtttgtgtgtctGGGTGTGcttgagaaagaaaggagaaactaATCCAAAGATATGAGTCCTATATTTAGCCAAGTGGCAAACCTAAACAACATTCTTTTCTCTTGTGAAGAGTTCTTCCAGAGTATGGACCCAGCTCCTGCAAAAATGCTGCATCTTGCATTCTCAAGCTCCCTAAAGTGTCAGCGGTTCACTGGTATCCAGCTATCCTGAAAGGACAGGCAAGCTGACAGGGCTGATTCTCCCAGTGTGTGCTGTGCAATTCTGAAAATCTTGCCTCAGTGTGACCTCTGTAATTTGTTATGTATATCACTTTCTTGCAACAGTGTAGTTTCTACTCAGTGTGGTGCCTGCTACTCCATAATGACTGCAGTCCAACCGCGTGCTTTAATGCTCACAGTGCTGTTGGCATCTGTGCTTTCCTCCATGCTTCATACTCTtgcaaatgttcagcaaactATTAGGAAAGCTGTGGTTTGGAGTCATTGTTTACAGGGCATAGCTTCAGGTTTAAAGGAGGGGTTTTGGCTGAATTTCAGATCTCTTAGAAATCAACCCTTCCGAGATACAAAACCGGTAAGGCACAGAGTTGTGCACATGCTCTTAGGCTGTAGCAGGCTCACTGCTAAGGCTAAGAAGGCATACCTAGaaccaacaacaaaagaaaccagCAACTGTAATCTGGTTAGTGAAGAGGGCTGATGAATAAAAATTACAGAGGCAAAAAATATTGACGTGGGGCTGTTTCAATAGAAAGGGATGGAAAGGCTGAGAGGGATGATTAAGAGTGACAGTGATGGGGTGAGGACGCAATGTAGAGGAAATCCACCTGAAATGGCAGTGAATCCACCTGAATGTGATAGGAAAtgctgtttcagtgttttataaACAG
The Numida meleagris isolate 19003 breed g44 Domestic line chromosome 1, NumMel1.0, whole genome shotgun sequence genome window above contains:
- the LOC110391076 gene encoding uncharacterized protein LOC110391076, yielding MTSQLNGRCTNTNFYAHHNHLGGTERRENLFRFPTLDLILIEAVRDVKLRLPRGEIRELTNYSFLELLPPPLRTGECCSSKKPTRPMSKEITSHSSAQSHRFSEAEERGQRCPSEAHIAQRPVHKEKPIGRPLSCRAHARRAASPRLSIATSPLPPTPTPPTRTSYTEAHRAPPPDAPRPREAGRTGRSPAARLGSTGLRAQLGTERRESPDVAAAAATRQDQDFDTPLQELFKKCLEKVHGIGLRNLSSIGSSLIMPIAFSKNSETIQREEVCDCTSY